Proteins found in one Agaribacterium sp. ZY112 genomic segment:
- a CDS encoding carbohydrate-binding protein: MKLNTKKALLSTSIALSSASMVALSSSAYSETIIVEAESFISAGGTYADGQTNPVSIYSVNGVSAINWINNGDYVDFSVDAAGGEYDVEYLVGTSVAANANIEFLLNQGGSWVSQGTVAVPLGNWDDFQPLALSGKVILPAGTSQIRLQAVGANWQWNMDSFSLTSTSAPSPSPSPSSNPDPIGSVIVEAEDFFATDTTGSGDSVVGFGTTNTGINWNTSGDWADYNVTFDAPGEYSVTLAAGTPMNGDLNAAVSLSGSTVSGSINTTAGWDSYETFDLDGTLTVPTAGTYTVRLESSGTQKWQWNADKFTFIYEGSVTEPSPSPSPSPSPSPSPSPSPIASPSPSPSPIASPSPSPSPIASPSPSPGEDDFYHDGNGLLWSRVDGASNFIGNDGYVAEPQAYLVTADLLETEDSIRGDSTEVFFGEIYDADGDISFYENIDDNVRLYINDQLVLSNDSWENASQTSNLNITPGWNKFELRLGNADGGSGAVADPGFAIDVNGGTNFVHPSAIAGNIFRSAGNVVRDPILPPPGGILIELEDFDATGTTGRVGGDNVEGFASTGTGVNWVTNGDWGDYHNVYLEAGTYRSFITAATGSDGSYGARIELDGWPVAWGYFSHTGGYESPLEVELYGGDFVVEQNGTYTLRVQAVGGSNWQWSGDNIRLAKVSDNAIRPMPVYNPADHLVSEIQGPTTGLQYLKEPVTIPAANKVLKSDVWYTYAQNSELEGYSIEEFGATGSFWGHPPEHDFYDDATIVEWADLVEGFQGMGIEYTARGEFDWGFRWVTEYLTNPEPHYVKTLDDRNVRMTFMGYLSHNGYNNNWLSNHSPAFVPHLKSQVDQLLKANPDKLMFDTQTNSTRTTDMRTFGGDFSEYAMQNFRVWLSKKYGPVQLAAMGIADINTFDYAEFLIDQGVTHTTWTNAGNTITGNIPMLEDFIYFNRDVWNQKFAEVTDYIRVQRPNIEIGASTQLFESRGYLFNENITFLANELFLDMKLPLTELPTNIIAQFKAAEAVGKTLAYFPYPSQFSKLRDEDAPRYGRGWVTLAYAYGGLFSIPANVWIGAADTNTWSPGAENYADIYRFVRDQEHLFDGYDSYSKVGVVHAMYSSMKANLLNGGNQILSSTSLLTKNNINFDMLVFGDEGYQVVPRQADFDKFDHIFYDGDLNFLNDAQRALLDAQGSKVRHIGQRNTVDGIQINVSVNGSVSNETVSAVSRVHETNASAPYVVHLINRPFVNGVTPMLDNVEIAIPQDYFPAAVTSATLHLPDGSSTPLSLSTNANGDTTVVVNDLEVWGMLELGH, translated from the coding sequence ATGAAGCTTAATACGAAAAAGGCCTTACTGAGTACCAGTATTGCCTTGTCTTCAGCGTCTATGGTTGCGCTTAGTAGTTCAGCTTATAGCGAAACGATAATCGTTGAAGCCGAATCTTTTATTAGTGCTGGCGGCACTTATGCTGATGGGCAAACAAACCCTGTCAGTATTTATAGTGTTAATGGTGTATCGGCAATTAACTGGATAAACAACGGTGACTACGTTGATTTTAGTGTGGATGCAGCTGGTGGCGAATACGACGTTGAGTACCTTGTAGGTACCAGTGTTGCGGCAAACGCGAATATCGAATTCCTTTTAAATCAAGGCGGCTCTTGGGTGAGCCAAGGCACTGTTGCGGTACCTTTGGGTAACTGGGATGACTTCCAGCCTTTAGCATTGAGCGGTAAGGTGATTTTGCCTGCAGGGACCTCACAAATTAGATTGCAAGCGGTAGGTGCTAATTGGCAGTGGAATATGGATTCATTTTCATTGACGTCCACTTCGGCTCCTTCTCCTTCTCCTTCTCCTTCATCTAATCCAGACCCTATTGGTAGTGTTATCGTTGAAGCTGAAGATTTTTTTGCTACGGATACAACAGGATCGGGTGATTCAGTCGTTGGTTTTGGTACAACGAATACGGGTATTAATTGGAATACCTCAGGTGACTGGGCTGATTACAATGTGACTTTTGACGCTCCGGGTGAGTACAGTGTCACTCTTGCCGCCGGTACGCCGATGAATGGCGATTTAAACGCTGCGGTTTCACTTTCAGGCTCTACTGTTTCAGGTTCAATTAACACCACAGCAGGCTGGGATTCCTATGAAACATTTGATTTAGATGGCACGCTTACAGTCCCGACAGCCGGCACTTATACAGTACGACTAGAAAGCTCTGGTACTCAAAAGTGGCAGTGGAATGCTGACAAGTTCACATTTATCTATGAAGGTTCAGTAACAGAGCCATCGCCGTCACCTTCACCATCGCCATCGCCATCGCCATCGCCATCGCCATCGCCGATTGCCTCTCCATCACCTTCACCGTCACCGATTGCCTCTCCATCACCTTCACCGTCACCGATAGCGTCTCCATCGCCTTCACCTGGTGAGGATGACTTTTATCACGACGGTAATGGTTTGCTATGGAGCCGTGTTGATGGCGCGAGCAACTTCATTGGAAATGACGGATACGTTGCTGAGCCACAGGCTTATTTGGTCACGGCGGACCTTCTTGAAACTGAAGATTCCATTCGTGGAGACTCAACTGAGGTGTTCTTCGGTGAGATCTATGATGCCGATGGTGATATCTCTTTCTATGAGAACATTGATGACAATGTACGTCTGTACATCAATGATCAACTAGTACTCTCAAACGACAGCTGGGAAAACGCCTCACAAACTTCTAATCTGAACATTACTCCAGGTTGGAATAAATTTGAATTGCGCCTTGGTAATGCCGATGGCGGTAGTGGTGCGGTAGCCGACCCTGGCTTTGCTATTGATGTTAACGGTGGCACGAACTTTGTCCACCCAAGTGCGATTGCTGGAAATATCTTCCGTTCTGCAGGCAACGTCGTTCGCGATCCGATTCTTCCTCCTCCGGGCGGCATTTTGATCGAGCTTGAAGACTTTGATGCAACGGGCACTACCGGTCGAGTTGGTGGCGACAACGTAGAAGGTTTTGCTAGCACTGGTACTGGTGTTAACTGGGTGACCAATGGTGATTGGGGTGACTATCACAACGTTTACCTCGAAGCGGGCACGTACCGTTCTTTCATTACGGCAGCAACGGGTAGTGATGGTAGTTATGGGGCGCGTATCGAGCTAGATGGCTGGCCTGTTGCTTGGGGCTACTTTAGCCACACCGGTGGTTATGAATCCCCACTTGAAGTCGAGCTTTACGGTGGTGACTTTGTTGTTGAGCAAAACGGTACTTACACCTTGCGCGTTCAAGCAGTTGGCGGTTCAAATTGGCAGTGGAGTGGCGATAACATTCGTTTAGCTAAAGTAAGCGACAACGCTATTCGCCCAATGCCTGTATACAATCCAGCGGATCACTTGGTTTCAGAAATTCAGGGGCCTACTACGGGTCTTCAGTATTTGAAAGAACCTGTAACTATTCCTGCTGCGAATAAAGTATTGAAGTCTGATGTTTGGTACACCTACGCACAAAATAGTGAGCTTGAGGGGTATAGCATTGAAGAGTTTGGGGCGACCGGTTCATTCTGGGGCCATCCTCCTGAGCATGACTTTTACGATGATGCGACTATTGTTGAGTGGGCCGATCTAGTTGAGGGTTTCCAAGGCATGGGCATTGAATACACCGCACGTGGTGAATTCGACTGGGGCTTCCGTTGGGTGACAGAGTACCTAACTAACCCAGAGCCGCACTATGTGAAGACGCTTGATGATCGCAATGTACGAATGACCTTTATGGGTTACCTCTCGCACAATGGTTATAACAACAACTGGTTAAGTAATCACAGCCCAGCTTTTGTTCCACACCTGAAATCACAGGTTGATCAGCTGCTTAAAGCGAACCCTGATAAGTTGATGTTTGATACTCAAACAAACTCAACACGTACAACGGATATGCGCACCTTTGGTGGTGACTTTTCAGAGTACGCGATGCAGAACTTCCGCGTGTGGTTAAGCAAGAAGTATGGTCCTGTTCAGCTTGCAGCGATGGGTATTGCTGACATCAATACGTTTGACTATGCCGAGTTTTTGATTGATCAAGGTGTCACTCATACTACATGGACAAATGCCGGTAATACCATCACTGGTAATATCCCGATGCTTGAAGATTTCATCTACTTTAACCGCGATGTATGGAACCAGAAGTTTGCTGAAGTAACAGATTACATCCGAGTACAACGCCCTAACATTGAAATTGGTGCGAGTACCCAGTTGTTTGAGTCACGTGGTTACCTCTTTAACGAGAATATCACTTTCTTAGCGAATGAACTGTTCCTAGATATGAAGTTGCCGCTTACCGAGTTGCCAACGAATATTATTGCTCAATTTAAAGCTGCCGAAGCCGTTGGAAAAACGCTAGCGTATTTCCCGTATCCTTCACAGTTCAGTAAGTTACGTGATGAGGATGCACCTCGTTACGGTCGTGGTTGGGTCACGCTAGCCTATGCGTATGGTGGTCTGTTCTCCATTCCTGCCAATGTGTGGATTGGTGCAGCTGATACGAATACTTGGTCACCAGGTGCTGAAAACTACGCCGATATCTATCGTTTTGTTCGTGATCAAGAGCATTTGTTCGACGGTTACGACTCATATTCAAAAGTGGGTGTTGTTCACGCTATGTATTCGTCAATGAAGGCTAACTTACTTAATGGCGGTAATCAGATTTTGTCGAGTACCTCACTGTTGACGAAAAACAACATTAATTTTGATATGTTGGTATTCGGTGATGAAGGTTATCAAGTTGTACCTCGTCAGGCCGACTTTGATAAGTTTGATCATATATTCTACGACGGTGATCTTAACTTTCTAAATGATGCACAGCGTGCATTGCTTGACGCACAGGGCAGTAAAGTACGTCACATTGGTCAGCGCAATACCGTTGATGGTATTCAGATCAACGTTAGTGTTAACGGCAGTGTTTCTAACGAAACCGTATCAGCGGTATCTCGTGTTCATGAAACTAACGCAAGCGCACCGTACGTTGTTCACTTGATCAATCGTCCATTCGTTAATGGTGTTACACCAATGCTTGATAATGTAGAAATTGCCATTCCTCAGGATTATTTCCCTGCGGCTGTGACTTCTGCGACCTTGCATTTACCAGACGGTTCAAGCACGCCTCTAAGCCTATCTACCAATGCTAATGGTGATACGACAGTGGTTGTGAATGATCTAGAAGTGTGGGGGATGTTAGAGCTAGGTCACTAG
- a CDS encoding pyridoxine 5'-phosphate synthase, which produces MSTALSVNLNKIALLRNSRTDNNPDLIEFAELALEAGAAGLTAHPRPDQRHIRASDIPLLATCALKNKVEFNIEGNPFCQAEGSYPGFLSLVEAARPAQCTLVPDTNSQLTSDHGFNLKQDSERLKPIITQLQSWGCRVSLFMDPDVEQIKLAAETGADRIELYTGPYAEAFKQGDPAAQAVFQQHKEAALTAHKLGLGINAGHDLNLKNLVLYAQLPHLAEVSIGHALTADALHLGFSQAVKAYAQLCI; this is translated from the coding sequence GTGAGCACAGCCCTAAGTGTTAATTTAAATAAAATTGCCCTACTGCGAAATTCTCGTACCGACAATAACCCCGATCTTATCGAGTTTGCCGAGCTAGCACTTGAAGCTGGCGCGGCAGGCCTTACGGCCCACCCTCGCCCTGATCAACGCCATATTCGTGCATCGGACATTCCATTACTTGCAACATGTGCACTAAAAAATAAGGTCGAGTTCAATATTGAAGGCAACCCCTTTTGTCAGGCTGAAGGCAGCTACCCAGGTTTCTTAAGCTTGGTCGAAGCGGCCCGGCCCGCACAATGCACCTTAGTGCCTGACACAAATAGCCAACTTACCTCGGACCACGGCTTCAACCTCAAGCAAGATAGTGAGCGTTTAAAGCCTATTATTACTCAGCTGCAAAGCTGGGGCTGTCGCGTAAGCTTGTTTATGGATCCAGATGTTGAGCAGATAAAACTGGCTGCGGAAACAGGGGCTGATCGTATCGAGCTTTACACCGGCCCCTACGCCGAGGCTTTTAAGCAAGGTGACCCTGCCGCTCAAGCTGTCTTTCAACAGCATAAGGAGGCAGCCCTAACAGCTCACAAGCTGGGGCTTGGTATTAATGCCGGCCACGATCTTAATCTTAAGAACCTCGTCCTTTATGCTCAACTGCCCCACCTTGCGGAAGTCAGTATCGGCCACGCCCTCACTGCCGATGCCTTACATCTGGGCTTTAGCCAAGCAGTAAAAGCCTACGCTCAACTTTGCATTTAG
- a CDS encoding CBS domain-containing protein gives MQSIHVSKYMDHNPHAVKDTASVRDVVKYLVKEQLSGAPVVDAQNHLIGFVSEQDCMSEVLNDAFFCDDSPNVTSVMTKDVAITSPDSSILELAESMADKTPRNYPVVEKGKLVGLVSRSRILTAILEHGDDCYLHH, from the coding sequence GTGCAGTCAATTCATGTCAGTAAATATATGGATCACAACCCCCACGCGGTAAAAGATACCGCCTCAGTACGTGATGTTGTTAAGTACTTAGTTAAAGAACAGCTCTCGGGTGCCCCCGTTGTTGACGCCCAGAACCACCTAATTGGCTTTGTCTCCGAACAAGACTGCATGAGCGAAGTCTTAAATGATGCATTTTTTTGTGATGATAGCCCCAACGTCACCTCCGTGATGACAAAAGATGTGGCTATTACCTCTCCGGATTCCAGCATACTCGAGCTCGCCGAAAGCATGGCGGATAAAACACCACGCAATTATCCTGTGGTAGAAAAAGGCAAGCTGGTTGGCCTAGTCTCCCGTTCGAGAATCCTTACAGCCATTCTTGAGCACGGTGATGACTGCTATTTGCACCACTAA
- a CDS encoding carbohydrate-binding protein, with product MSIFSFSSLASSETLDVEAESFSNFGGTYADGNPSQPDPVNVYSVNGETAINFVNNGDYVDYSINAVGGIYEVEYLVGTNIASNSNIELLVNQNGSWVSQGTVAVPQTGWDNFQALKASHDVNLASGTSQLRLQGVGANWQWNLESFSLTSVATVTPPPTVTPPPSGGSSVTVEGEDFLDTGGAGGGFTTRTWGGTRVIANGVQTGDWADYGVIFPATGNYDFSAVISSVAANDNGINVYIDNVLVASSPISGSNYNDFADTLIGSGISVTEGIHTVRLESTSSVNKWNWYVDSFTFSQTGAASSPTPTPSVTPTPTVSSTPEPDGQTAYTSHAIPGSVEAEDFDNGGAGVAYSDTSNGNSGNAYRSGESVDIQSTSDSGGGFNVGWIAGSEWLEYTIANVAAGSYDIDLRIAANGTGSGKGVVVKLGNQTLGTASFSGTGGWQSWQTVSLNNVAISGGSNQVLRLEMIGGGFNLNWLEFSRSSGVTPSPSVSILPSPSPSPTIPVGNPLVLEMESFTSTGTVGRVGGDSVDGFGKTATGVNWVTNGDYGNYNVNFPQSGTYRAYFTYSAPAGSYGVRVDLEGSPSAWAYFADTGSWDIAAEVELYGGDLVVKNAGTHSIRVEAIGGSDWQWSGDKVRFVRVSGSTSAPSAIYNPNEHTVSAIQGPATGLQYLKAPVQIPTANKVLKSDVWYTYPQNQDQPGYGNFGATGSFWGHPPESKFYDNATINEWVDLVDGYQNNDDLEYTARGEFDWGFRWFTEYTKNPQPHYVRSLDDRMVRMTFMGYHSHEGYNNNWLSNHSPAFVPFYKSQVDQLLKANPDKLMFDTQTNSTRTTDMRTFGGDFSEYAMENFRVWLGKKYNNAELSALGINNINTFDYGEFLRGKGISHTDWTNAGNTITGNIPLLEDFIYFNRDVWNQKFSEVLDYIRQKRPDIAIGASTQLFESRGYLFNENITFLANELFLDMQLPLTQLPTNIVAQFKAAQAVGKPLAYFPYPSEFAKLRDQNAPRYGRGWVAQAYAYGGLFSIPANVWIGAADTNTWSPGADNYRDIYQFVRAQRTLLDNYTSYSKVGLVHAMYSSMKANLLNGGNQVLASTRLLTEDNVNFDLLVFGDEGYEVVPRAADFNKFDHIVYDGDLNLLTSAQRAVLDAQGSKVRHIGQVGTLSGLAINVSINGAVSNEAVSAVSRIHETNSNAPYVLHLINRPFANGATPVLNGVEVAIPQGYFPEDVTTATLHLPNGNSTNLPVFTNANGEQVVAVDDLEVWGILELGH from the coding sequence GTGTCAATTTTTTCGTTTAGCAGCTTAGCGTCAAGTGAAACCCTAGATGTTGAAGCTGAATCTTTTTCTAATTTCGGCGGTACCTATGCCGACGGTAACCCCAGTCAGCCAGACCCAGTTAATGTCTATAGTGTTAATGGTGAAACGGCGATTAATTTTGTAAACAACGGTGATTATGTTGATTACAGTATCAATGCGGTTGGTGGCATTTATGAGGTTGAATATCTGGTAGGCACTAACATTGCCTCGAACTCAAATATTGAGTTGCTTGTGAACCAAAATGGTTCTTGGGTAAGTCAGGGCACTGTCGCAGTCCCTCAAACTGGTTGGGATAATTTTCAAGCTTTAAAAGCCAGTCACGACGTTAATCTAGCGAGCGGCACTTCACAATTACGCCTGCAGGGTGTGGGTGCCAATTGGCAGTGGAATTTGGAATCATTTTCATTGACTTCAGTGGCAACGGTAACACCTCCTCCAACAGTGACACCTCCTCCTTCAGGCGGCAGTTCGGTCACGGTTGAAGGTGAGGACTTTCTTGATACTGGCGGCGCAGGTGGCGGTTTTACAACGCGCACTTGGGGCGGTACGCGAGTTATTGCAAACGGGGTTCAGACTGGAGACTGGGCTGATTATGGGGTGATCTTTCCTGCGACAGGTAATTATGACTTTAGCGCCGTTATTTCTTCTGTAGCGGCAAATGATAATGGCATAAATGTGTACATTGATAATGTGCTTGTTGCCTCGTCTCCTATATCGGGTTCAAATTACAATGATTTCGCGGATACCCTAATTGGCTCTGGCATTTCGGTTACTGAGGGGATTCATACGGTTAGGCTTGAATCAACCAGCAGTGTTAATAAATGGAACTGGTATGTAGATAGTTTTACCTTCTCGCAAACTGGGGCTGCTTCAAGCCCGACGCCAACACCGAGCGTTACACCAACACCCACAGTGTCATCTACGCCTGAGCCAGATGGTCAAACGGCTTATACAAGTCACGCGATTCCAGGTTCTGTAGAAGCGGAAGATTTTGATAATGGCGGGGCAGGTGTTGCTTATAGTGATACTTCTAATGGCAACTCCGGTAACGCATATCGAAGTGGAGAAAGTGTCGATATTCAAAGCACGTCGGACAGTGGTGGTGGGTTTAATGTCGGTTGGATCGCTGGAAGTGAGTGGTTGGAATACACCATCGCTAATGTAGCGGCCGGTAGTTATGATATTGATCTTCGTATCGCCGCCAACGGTACGGGTTCTGGTAAAGGTGTTGTTGTTAAATTAGGCAATCAGACACTCGGTACAGCCTCCTTTAGTGGTACAGGTGGGTGGCAGTCTTGGCAGACTGTGAGCTTAAATAATGTCGCTATTAGTGGTGGTTCGAATCAAGTACTTCGCCTAGAAATGATAGGTGGTGGTTTTAACCTAAACTGGCTTGAATTTAGTCGCTCCAGTGGTGTTACACCATCACCGTCTGTCTCTATTTTGCCCTCACCGTCACCCTCTCCAACAATACCTGTAGGCAATCCTCTTGTGCTTGAGATGGAGAGCTTCACGTCGACCGGGACTGTTGGTCGAGTCGGTGGTGATAGTGTTGATGGTTTTGGCAAAACGGCTACCGGTGTTAACTGGGTAACCAATGGTGATTACGGCAACTACAACGTCAACTTCCCTCAGTCGGGCACTTACCGAGCGTATTTCACATACTCTGCACCGGCCGGTAGCTATGGTGTGCGTGTCGATCTAGAAGGTTCTCCTAGCGCATGGGCGTATTTTGCCGATACCGGTAGCTGGGACATTGCCGCAGAGGTTGAGCTTTATGGCGGCGACTTAGTAGTGAAAAATGCAGGCACACATTCGATTCGTGTTGAGGCGATTGGAGGTTCAGATTGGCAGTGGAGCGGTGACAAAGTTAGATTTGTTCGTGTTAGTGGCAGCACTTCAGCGCCTTCAGCAATCTATAACCCAAATGAACATACGGTTTCAGCTATTCAAGGCCCTGCAACGGGTTTGCAGTATTTGAAAGCGCCAGTTCAAATCCCGACAGCCAACAAGGTTCTTAAATCGGATGTTTGGTATACCTATCCTCAGAATCAGGATCAGCCTGGTTATGGCAACTTTGGCGCGACTGGTTCCTTCTGGGGACACCCACCTGAGAGCAAGTTCTACGACAATGCCACCATTAATGAGTGGGTTGACTTGGTGGATGGTTATCAAAATAACGACGATCTTGAATATACCGCACGTGGTGAGTTCGATTGGGGCTTCCGCTGGTTTACTGAATATACCAAGAACCCTCAGCCACATTATGTTCGATCGCTTGACGACCGCATGGTACGAATGACCTTTATGGGGTATCACAGCCATGAAGGTTACAACAATAACTGGTTGAGTAATCACAGCCCGGCATTTGTCCCTTTTTATAAGTCGCAGGTGGATCAGTTACTTAAAGCGAATCCTGATAAGTTGATGTTTGATACACAAACCAATTCAACGCGTACGACGGATATGCGTACCTTTGGTGGAGACTTCTCAGAATACGCAATGGAAAACTTCCGCGTATGGCTTGGTAAGAAGTATAACAACGCTGAACTATCGGCCTTGGGTATTAATAATATCAATACCTTTGACTATGGTGAGTTTTTAAGAGGCAAGGGCATTAGTCATACCGATTGGACCAACGCCGGTAATACCATCACCGGTAATATTCCTTTACTTGAGGATTTTATCTACTTTAACCGCGATGTCTGGAACCAGAAATTTAGCGAAGTATTGGATTATATTCGTCAGAAGCGCCCAGACATTGCCATCGGTGCAAGTACCCAATTGTTTGAATCTCGCGGCTATCTCTTTAACGAGAATATTACCTTCTTAGCCAATGAATTGTTCCTAGATATGCAGCTACCTTTAACGCAGTTGCCGACCAACATCGTGGCTCAATTTAAAGCCGCTCAGGCGGTTGGTAAGCCCCTTGCGTACTTCCCATACCCATCGGAGTTTGCCAAGCTTCGTGATCAAAACGCGCCTCGTTATGGCCGTGGTTGGGTTGCGCAGGCTTATGCCTACGGTGGGCTGTTCTCGATTCCTGCCAATGTTTGGATCGGTGCGGCTGATACCAATACCTGGTCGCCAGGTGCTGACAACTATCGTGATATTTACCAGTTTGTGCGTGCACAACGTACTTTGCTTGATAACTACACTTCGTATTCAAAGGTGGGGTTAGTGCACGCCATGTATTCATCCATGAAAGCTAACTTGCTTAATGGTGGTAATCAGGTCTTAGCAAGTACTCGGCTTTTAACGGAAGATAACGTCAACTTTGATTTGTTAGTTTTCGGTGATGAAGGCTATGAGGTTGTGCCTCGTGCCGCCGACTTTAATAAGTTTGATCATATTGTGTACGACGGTGATCTTAACTTACTGACTTCGGCACAGCGTGCGGTACTTGATGCCCAAGGGAGTAAAGTCCGTCATATTGGGCAAGTTGGTACGCTATCGGGCTTGGCAATTAATGTGAGTATCAATGGAGCAGTTTCTAATGAAGCAGTATCTGCGGTATCTCGTATTCATGAAACCAATAGCAATGCGCCTTATGTACTGCACTTGATTAATCGTCCGTTTGCCAACGGGGCAACGCCCGTTCTTAATGGTGTTGAAGTAGCGATTCCGCAAGGCTATTTCCCAGAAGACGTGACAACGGCAACCTTGCACTTGCCAAATGGCAACAGCACTAACTTGCCGGTCTTCACTAATGCTAATGGAGAGCAGGTGGTCGCTGTCGATGATCTTGAAGTGTGGGGTATTTTAGAGCTAGGTCACTAG
- a CDS encoding peptidylprolyl isomerase, whose translation MIRILCISIFSLVLSLNAWAAKENKTKGPYPQVVFQTSLGKMTIELYPNEAPITVKNFLRYVDEGFYTGIIFHRVVPNFVVQAGGYDYNFSRKETHEPIKNEAKNRLYNLEATLSMARTSDPDSATSQFFINLKYNENLDYGYKASRTQKSDGYAVFGKVIEGFEVVKKIEREPRGLYRSRPEAPNYPVIIEKAYRIEDRKD comes from the coding sequence ATGATTCGAATACTATGTATTAGCATATTTAGCCTTGTACTTTCGCTGAACGCTTGGGCCGCAAAAGAGAATAAGACCAAAGGCCCCTATCCTCAGGTTGTTTTTCAAACCTCGCTTGGCAAAATGACCATTGAGCTCTACCCAAATGAAGCTCCTATTACCGTAAAAAACTTTTTACGCTATGTCGATGAAGGCTTTTACACTGGCATCATCTTTCACCGAGTTGTGCCCAATTTTGTGGTTCAGGCCGGTGGTTATGATTACAACTTCAGCCGTAAAGAAACCCACGAACCTATTAAAAATGAAGCCAAAAACAGGCTTTATAATTTAGAGGCCACCCTGAGCATGGCTCGCACTTCTGACCCAGACAGCGCCACCTCTCAATTTTTTATTAACTTAAAATACAACGAAAACTTAGACTACGGCTACAAAGCTTCTCGCACCCAAAAAAGTGACGGTTATGCTGTATTTGGTAAAGTCATTGAAGGTTTTGAGGTTGTTAAAAAGATTGAGCGAGAGCCCCGTGGGCTTTACCGAAGCCGCCCAGAAGCCCCTAACTACCCTGTGATCATTGAAAAAGCGTATCGCATTGAAGACCGTAAAGATTAA
- a CDS encoding HD domain-containing phosphohydrolase — translation MSAYWHYLAEAAVSISILAAKELRTDDGCTLAAGAEPGVDFIEACAECYEAEQIEQLFCLELPYDDRALESDLMSYIRSNTTFNELFNPIEHKHYLVTGLALLVSRPALAFRLAILKACLPFEYQRTIFCLSLAIFESKYCERTGREFEDLFLSVLCHDIGLLDVNPHFTRLDHDPRSSIDDSDGYYSHVHHGAGFIARWANVSEVVLRSVTQHHEIMDGTGYPSGLAGNQLAEFGQHINLYDTLYSIFHKNYLPLNKSLADLKPVIEINAVTHFGAVATRLMDLLNSASRSPNVFFKEDELEKIEADTDSMAVYIEKAMAVIQGFTGSVGFRHDDRALFALQNSFIHISLAYYRLRALREEALQACAIDSDEGYLCHARALEDNFLSMREIIFHINKFLYRLKLYRSGTRLELIREAAEKAVDDLAKLTVKLIR, via the coding sequence GTGAGTGCGTATTGGCACTATTTGGCAGAAGCTGCAGTAAGTATATCGATCTTGGCGGCAAAAGAGTTGCGTACAGATGATGGCTGTACTCTAGCTGCAGGCGCAGAGCCTGGGGTTGATTTCATTGAAGCGTGCGCAGAGTGTTATGAGGCGGAGCAGATTGAACAGCTGTTCTGTTTAGAATTGCCCTATGATGATCGCGCATTAGAAAGCGATCTAATGAGCTATATTCGCAGCAATACGACCTTTAACGAGCTTTTTAACCCTATTGAACATAAGCACTATCTAGTCACGGGCTTAGCGTTGTTGGTGAGTCGCCCAGCACTGGCTTTTCGATTGGCGATTTTGAAGGCTTGCCTGCCTTTTGAGTACCAGCGTACTATCTTTTGTTTGTCTTTGGCTATCTTTGAGAGCAAGTACTGCGAGCGAACGGGGCGCGAATTTGAAGACCTTTTTCTAAGTGTGTTGTGTCACGATATTGGTTTGCTTGATGTTAATCCCCATTTCACGCGCTTAGATCACGATCCTCGTTCATCGATAGACGACAGCGATGGTTATTACAGCCATGTACACCATGGTGCGGGTTTTATTGCTCGCTGGGCAAATGTCTCTGAGGTGGTTCTACGTTCAGTCACCCAGCACCACGAAATAATGGATGGCACGGGTTATCCTTCTGGCCTTGCTGGTAATCAGCTAGCGGAGTTCGGTCAGCATATTAATCTTTACGATACGCTTTACTCCATTTTCCATAAAAACTACCTGCCTTTAAATAAGTCCTTGGCGGATTTAAAACCGGTGATTGAAATTAATGCGGTGACGCATTTTGGCGCTGTCGCTACGCGGCTGATGGACTTGCTAAATAGTGCTAGCCGTAGCCCAAACGTTTTTTTTAAGGAGGATGAGCTAGAAAAAATTGAGGCGGATACTGACAGCATGGCGGTGTATATCGAGAAAGCGATGGCCGTTATTCAAGGGTTTACAGGTTCGGTGGGTTTTCGCCATGATGATAGGGCTCTATTTGCCTTGCAGAATAGCTTTATTCATATATCACTGGCCTATTACCGTTTGCGTGCATTACGTGAAGAGGCCTTGCAGGCTTGTGCAATCGATTCAGATGAGGGCTATTTGTGTCATGCGCGTGCCCTTGAGGATAACTTCTTGTCAATGAGGGAAATTATTTTCCATATCAACAAGTTCTTATATCGTTTGAAACTCTATCGCTCAGGGACACGCTTGGAGTTAATTCGAGAGGCTGCAGAGAAGGCAGTTGATGATCTAGCTAAGTTAACGGTTAAGCTCATCCGTTAA